A single genomic interval of Trachemys scripta elegans isolate TJP31775 chromosome 3, CAS_Tse_1.0, whole genome shotgun sequence harbors:
- the LOC117874620 gene encoding cytochrome P450 1B1, giving the protein MEAFFSSMALRRLEEALSSIPPLQSALLLLLSLLAAIHLAKLLLRQRRLEPPGPFPWPLIGNAAQLGSAPHLTFARLARTYGDVFQLRLGSRPVVVLNGERAIRGALIRQGAAFAGRPRFPSFQLVSGGRSLAFGGYSELWKLQRRLAHSTVRAFSTGSPAPRRLLEQHLLGEARALVALLVRGSAGGAFLDPGHSLVVAVANVMSALCFGRRYSHGDAEFLRLVGRNEQFGRTVGAGSLVDALPWLQRFPNPVRAAYRAFRQLNRDFYSFVRGKFLQHRRSLRPGAAPRDMLDAFIRLQQAQPRLPLEHVPATVTDIFGASQDTLSTALQWLIIFLIRYPKVQVKMQEEVDRIVGRDRLPCAEDQPHLPYVMAFLYESMRFSSFVPVTIPHATTVDTSIMGYFIPKDTVIFINQWSVNHDPEKWSNPEDFEPTRFLDENGFINKDLTSNVMIFSLGKRRCIGEELSKMQLFLFTSILVHQCNFIANPNEDSKMEFTYGLTIKPKPFTVNVTLRETMDLLDKAVQRLQAEKTATENHLSANL; this is encoded by the exons ATGGAAGCATTTTTCAGCAG CATGGCCCTCCGGCGGCTGGAAGAGGCGCTCTCCAGCATCCCGCCGCTGCAGAgcgccctgctgctgctcctctccctGCTCGCCGCCATCCACCTGGCGAAGCTCCTCCTGCGGCAGCGGCGCCTGGAGCCCCCGGGCCCTTTCCCGTGGCCCCTGATCGGCAACGCGGCTCAGCTGGGCAGCGCCCCGCACCTCACCTTCGCCCGCCTGGCCCGCACCTACGGCGACGTGTTCCAGTTGCGCCTGGGCAGCCGGCCCGTGGTGGTGCTGAACGGCGAGCGCGCCATCCGCGGGGCGCTCATCCGCCAGGGGGCCGCCTTCGCCGGCCGGCCGCGCTTCCCCTCCTTCCAGCTGGTGTCCGGGGGCCGCAGCCTGGCCTTCGGCGGCTACTCCGAGCTGTGGAAGCTGCAGCGCCGGCTGGCGCACTCCACCGTGCGGGCCTTCTCCACCGGCAGCCCGGCCCCGCGCCGCCTGCTGGAGCAGCACCTGCTGGGCGAGGCGCGGGCGCTGGTGGCGCTGCTGGTGCGGGGCAGCGCGGGCGGCGCCTTCCTGGATCCCGGGCACAGCCTGGTGGTGGCCGTGGCCAACGTGATGAGCGCCCTGTGCTTCGGCCGCCGCTACAGCCACGGCGACGCCGAGTTCCTGCGCCTGGTGGGCCGCAACGAGCAGTTCGGCCGCACGGTGGGGGCCGGCAGCCTGGTGGACGCGCTGCCCTGGCTCCAGCGCTTCCCCAACCCGGTGCGCGCCGCCTACCGCGCCTTCCGCCAGCTCAACCGCGACTTCTACAGCTTCGTGCGGGGCAAGTTCCTGCAGCACCGCCGCAGCCTGCGCCCCGGGGCCGCCCCCCGCGACATGCTGGATGCCTTCATCCGCCTCCAGCAGGCGCAGCCCCGGCTGCCGCTAGAGCACGTGCCCGCCACCGTCACCGACATCTTCGGGGCCAGCCAGGACACCCTCTCCACCGCCCTGCAGTggctcatcatcttcctcatccg ATATCCAAAGGTGCAGGTTAAAATGCAAGAAGAAGTGGATAGGATTGTTGGCAGAGATCGCTTGCCCTGTGCAGAAGATCAACCTCATTTGCCCTATGTTATGGCTTTCCTTTATGAATCCATGCGTTTCAGCAGCTTTGTGCCAGTCACTATTCCACATGCCACCACAGTCGACACCTCCATAATGGGCTACTTCATTCCCAAAGATACAGTCATATTCATCAATCAGTGGTCAGTGAATCATGACCCAGAAAAATGGTCCAACCCAGAGGATTTTGAGCCAACAAGATTCCTGGATGAGAATGGATTCATTAACAAAGATCTTACTAGCAATGTGATGATTTTCTCATTGGGTAAACGTAGGTGCATTGGAGAGGAGTTATCCAAGATGCAGCTCTTTCTTTTTACCTCCATACTGGTACACCAGTGCAATTTTATTGCTAACCCAAATGAGGACTCTAAAATGGAATTCACCTATGGGTTGACCATTAAACCTAAGCCATTTACAGTTAATGTCACTCTTAGGGAGACTATGGATTTGCTAGATAAAGCTGTCCAAAGACTGCAAGCAGAGAAAACAGCTACTGAAAATCATCTATCAGCAAATCTGTGA